Proteins encoded by one window of Gloeocapsa sp. DLM2.Bin57:
- a CDS encoding IS200/IS605 family transposase: SRRLRQEFPEIEQSYHKDVFWNGSYFVASCGGVTISTLKTYIQNQDEIK, from the coding sequence AGTAGAAGGTTAAGACAAGAATTCCCTGAGATAGAGCAAAGCTACCATAAAGATGTATTTTGGAATGGTTCATATTTTGTGGCTAGTTGTGGTGGTGTTACTATTTCAACCCTTAAAACTTATATACAGAATCAAGATGAAATAAAATAA